In the Nerophis ophidion isolate RoL-2023_Sa linkage group LG19, RoL_Noph_v1.0, whole genome shotgun sequence genome, one interval contains:
- the LOC133538126 gene encoding uncharacterized protein K02A2.6-like — MQRNLENWWHPFLKDMCKYHVHTCPECSMYNARPTVRPHPGRFPLKTKTGKEIIIDYTDMVNSVKGYRYMLVCVDAYSGWPEVLPTKREDSKTVVKFLVNQYIPRHGFPEKIRSDNGTHFKNHDLQKVEEMLGLKHKFGSVYHPQSQGKVERMNQTLKSKLAKICAQTKMNWLDALPLALMSVRSSINQSTAFTPFELTTGRRFPGPQSKLIGIKGDDQSLTHTQYFHALQALVAEYAKQVGERNKEDAATPPSTEWVLLKVLKRKWTEPRWTGPYRVTERTSHAVRLNGKGDTWFHWSQCAAADAPARTLGETHTELREQQQREKTTNQQGAE; from the coding sequence ATGCAGAGAAACCTCGAAAATTGGTGGCACCCATTTTTGAAAGATATGTGTAAATATCATGTACATACTTGCCCTGAATGCAGCATGTATAATGCACGACCAACAGTCAGACCGCATCCTGGACGTTTCCCTCTCAAGACGAAAACAGGGAAAGAAATCATCATAGATTACACAGATATGGTGAACTCAGTAAAAGGGTACAGGTATATGTTGGTATGTGTGGATGCGTATTCAGGTTGGCCAGAGGTACTCCCTACAAAAAGGGAAGacagtaagacagtggtgaagttTTTGGTAAACCAGTATATCCCCAGACATGGTTTTCCTGAGAAAATCCGATCAGATAATGGTACACATTTCAAAAACCATGATCTGCAAAAGGTTGAAGAAATGCTGGGGTTGAAACACAAGTTTGGTTCGGTCTACCACCCACAATCCCAAGGAAAGGTTGAAAGAATGAACCAAACACTCAAATCTAAATTGgcaaaaatctgtgcacagaccaaaaTGAATTGGCTAGATGCGCTACCCCTTGCCCTCATGTCTGTTCGAAGCTCAATAAACCAAAGCACGGCCTTTACTCCCTTTGAGCTGACCACAGGCAGGAGGTTTCCAGGGCCCCAGTCCAAGCTTATTGGAATCAAAGGTGATGATCAGTCATTAACCCACACGCAGTATTTCCATGCTTTACAAGCCCTTGTTGCAGAGTATGCCAAGCAGGTGGGGGAGAGAAACAAGGAAGACGCAGCGACCCCACCAAGCACAGAGTGGGTCCTACTGAAGGTGCTCAAGCGAAAGTGGACCGAACCCAGGTGGACGGGTCCATATCGAGTGACTGAACGCACCTCGCATGCTGTTCGGCTGAACGGCAAGGGAGACACGTGGTTCCACTGGAGCCAGTGTGCAGCGGCGGATGCCCCTGCACGCACGTTGGGAGAGACACATACCGAGTTACGTGAACAACAACAACGGGAGAAGACCACCAATCAACAAGGGGCAGAATAA
- the LOC133538125 gene encoding uncharacterized protein LOC133538125: MIQPVADRSADIYWGLLRSETSDKGGILSAYLTWKPWISQIHPYVAPPDPPHMTLFYDREDTQWYEEQFSRDIEGTNWALSTNNIYVAPIGVAAEVSLTPEQLQWYMMSDEASPHVSLALHPEHQAKELGSIVKTAQLQTDWQRVGSSLWYSPATQIYKIQVYCTDHALLEHAQISRHHGREKTDHPEAALLLDSLPDSLWSTGPTDVGLVDCPPVTFKLKNNNPVWVPQYPSKKDAEIGIADTIEGLFEKGVLVETSSEWNTPIWPIEKKGTGKYRMVHDLRAINSALCTQTIPVPNPYVALTNLDPSHQWFTCIDLANAFFCLPLAEEWRNIFAFTYRGVQLTYSRLPQGFALSPGLFNQVLKDVLTDCATTWNKKHSTN; encoded by the coding sequence ATGATTCAGCCAGTTGCAGACAGATCGGCTGACATCTACTGGGGTCTCCTACGCAGTGAAACTAGTGATAAAGGTGGAATCCTGTCGGCTTACCTTACTTGGAAACCCTGGATCTCCCAAATACACCCCTATGTGGCCCCTCCTGACCCTCCTCATATGACATTGTTTTATGATAGAGAGGATACACAGTGGTATGAGGAACAGTTTAGCAGGGACATAGAGGGAACTAATTGGGCTCTTTCCACTAATAACATTTATGTGGCTCCCATAGGTGTAGCGGCAGAAGTTTCTCTCACCCCAGAGCAACTACAGTGGTACATGATGAGTGACGAGGCTTCCCCCCATGTGTCTTTAGCCTTACATCCAGAGCACCAAGCCAAAGAGCTGGGTTCTATAGTTAAAACAGCACAACTGCAAACTGATTGGCAGAGGGTTGGCTCTTCGTTGTGGTATTCACCCGCAACTCAAATCTACAAAATACAGGTTTATTGCACTGACCACGCTCTCCTTGAACACGCTCAAATCTCCCGCCACCATGGCCGAGAGAAAACAGATCACCCCGAAGCAGCATTGTTGTTAGATTCACTGCCTGACTCACTATGGTCCACTGGGCCCACGGATGTTGGCCTAGTCGACTGCCCCCCAGTTACTTTCAAGCTGAAAAATAACAACCCAGTATGGGTTCCCCAATACCCAAGTAAAAAAGACGCCGAAATCGGCATTGCAGATACCATTGAAGGTCTATTTGAAAAGGGGGTGTTGGTAGAAACATCCTCGGAATGGAACACTCCCATATGGCCCATTGAAAAGAAGGGCACTGGTAAATATCGCATGGTTCATGATCTTAGGGCCATTAACTCTGCGTTATGCACGCAAACCATCCCAGTTCCCAACCCTTACGTTGCGTTGACTAATCTTGATCCTAGCCACCAATGGTTCACCTGTATCGACCTCGCTAATGCATTTTTCTGCCTACCACTAGCCGAAGAATGGAGAAACATTTTTGCCTTCACCTACCGAGGGGTCCAACTGACCTATTCTCGTCTTCCTCAGGGATTTGCTCTATCCCCTGGCCTATTTAATCAGGTATTAAAGGATGTTTTGACGGATTGTGCTACCACCTGGAATAAAAAACATAGCACTAACTGA